Proteins encoded together in one Impatiens glandulifera chromosome 1, dImpGla2.1, whole genome shotgun sequence window:
- the LOC124930415 gene encoding transcription factor MYB105-like, whose product MINFSLLYSNGDQEEEMEEEEEEVIGNRSMEQTKNCRSQSNKICSRGHWRPNEDSKLRELVSFYGPQNWNLIAQNLQARSGKSCRLRWFNQLDPRINKRAFSDEEEERLMAAHRMYGNKWAMIARLFPGRTDNAVKNHWHVLIARKYRDQAVVAHRIKRTKDRQIIPQPFSDHPSDHIMTTLHSSSSSGFSRDEIENHDTYHHLHSQQQHQHQYNYSSVNQMGWNDYNALTGFSEKTVLPPVTSSVSKMEEENLQTRDCPTFIDFLGVGAT is encoded by the exons ATGatcaatttctctctcctctacAGTAATGGAGATCAAGAAGAGgagatggaagaagaagaagaagaagttattgGAAACAGATCAATGGAACAAACTAAAAACTGCAGATCACAATCTAACAAGATTTGTTCTAGAGGCCATTGGAGACCTAATGAGGATTCCAAACTTCGAGAACTTGTCTCCTTTTACGGCCCTCAAAACTGGAATCTCATTGCTCAAAATTTACAAGCACGGTCGG GGAAGAGTTGTAGACTAAGATGGTTTAATCAGTTAGATCCAAGGATTAATAAGCGTGCTTttagtgatgaagaagaagaaagactgATGGCTGCACACag GATGTATGGAAACAAATGGGCGATGATAGCTAGGCTTTTTCCTGGAAGGACAGATAATGCAGTTAAGAACCATTGGCATGTTTTGATAGCTAGAAAGTACAGAGACCAAGCTGTCGTTGCTCATAGGATCAAAAGGACAAAGGATCGTCAAATTATCCCACAACCATTTTCTGATCATCCATCTGATCATATCATGACCactcttcattcttcttcttcttcag GTTTTAGCAGGGATGAGATTGAAAATCATGACACGTATCATCATCTTCATAGTCAGCAGCAGCATCAACATCAGTACAACTATTCTTCAGTGAACCAGATGGGATGGAATGACTATAATGCCCTTACCGGTTTCTCagagaagacagtactaccacCGGTGACTAGTTCTGTTTCaaaaatggaagaagaaaaCCTTCAGACCAGAGACTGTCCAACATTTATAGACTTTCTTGGAGTTGGAgctacttaa